In Erigeron canadensis isolate Cc75 chromosome 7, C_canadensis_v1, whole genome shotgun sequence, one DNA window encodes the following:
- the LOC122608223 gene encoding 60S ribosomal protein L7a-1-like, whose protein sequence is MAPKKGGKPVVAKKKTTVKVVNPLFEKRPKQFGIGGALPPKKDLHRFVRWPQVVRIQRKRRILKQRLKVPPALNQFTKTLDKNLATNLFKMMLKYRPEDKAAKKERLKKKAEAEVEGKQVESKKPIVVKYGLNHITYLIEQNKAQLVVIAHDVDPIELVVWLPALCRKMEIPYCIVKGKSRLGAIVHQKTASALCLTTVKNEDKMEFSRILEAIKANFNDKYEEYRKKWGGGIMGSKSQAKTKAKEKVMAKEAAQRMN, encoded by the exons ATG GCCCCAAAGAAAGGTGGAAAGCCAGTTGTTGCTAAGAAGAAAACCACT GTTAAGGTGGTGAACCCATTGTTTGAAAAAAGGCCAAAACAGTTTGGGATAGGAGGGGCATTGCCACCAAAGAAGGATTTGCATAGGTTTGTTAGATGGCCACAAGTTGTTCGTATTCAGCGAAAGCGCAGGATCCTCAAGCAGCGTTTGAAGGTCCCCCCTGCCTTGAACCAGTTTACCAAAACCCTTGACAAGAATCTCG CTACTAACTTGTTCAAGATGATGCTTAAGTACCGGCCCGAGGATAAGGCTGCAAAGAAGGAACGTCTTAAGAAAAAGGCCGAGGCTGAGGTCGAGGGAAAGCAAGTTGAATCCAAGAAGCCCATTGTTGTGAAGTATGGTCTAAATCATATAACTTATCTGATTGAGCAg AATAAGGCACAGTTGGTTGTCATTGCTCATGATGTGGATCCCATTGAGTTGGTTGTCTGGCTACCAGCCTTGTGCAGAAAAATGGAAATTCCTTACTGTATTGTGAAAGGAAAATCCCGACTTGGAGCT ATTGTTCACCAAAAAACTGCATCAGCTCTATGCTTGACCACTGTCAAGAATGAAGATAAAATGGAGTTCAGCAGAATATTGGAGGCCATCAAG GCCAACTTCAATGACAAGTATGAGGAGTACAGGAAGAAGTGGGGTGGTGGTATTATGGGTTCCAAATCCCAGGCAAAAacaaaggcaaaggagaaagtTATGGCCAAGGAGGCTGCTCAGAGAATGAATTAG